In Nonomuraea sp. NBC_00507, the following are encoded in one genomic region:
- a CDS encoding dienelactone hydrolase family protein, which produces MARILLLHSMYGLRPAVHQAADRLRAAGHDVHVPDLYGGRVVDTPEQGIAIKEEIGRDELLKRAVAAAAPLSGDGGVVYAGFSLGAALAQNLALADERSRGLLLMHGTSDLADGVSADDLPVQLHVADPDTYEPVDWLNAWYLRMRRARADVEVFRYPGVGHLFTDPDLPDYNAEAAERAWAIARDFLADL; this is translated from the coding sequence ATGGCGCGGATCCTTCTTCTGCACTCGATGTATGGCTTGCGGCCTGCTGTTCACCAGGCCGCTGACAGGTTGCGGGCGGCCGGGCATGACGTGCACGTCCCCGATCTGTACGGCGGCCGGGTCGTCGACACGCCCGAGCAAGGCATCGCGATCAAGGAGGAGATCGGCCGGGATGAGCTGCTGAAGCGGGCCGTGGCCGCGGCCGCCCCGCTGTCCGGTGACGGCGGGGTGGTGTACGCGGGTTTCTCGCTGGGCGCGGCGCTCGCGCAGAACCTCGCTCTGGCCGACGAGCGATCCCGCGGGCTGCTGCTGATGCACGGCACGTCCGACCTGGCCGACGGTGTCTCAGCCGACGACCTGCCTGTCCAGCTCCACGTCGCCGATCCCGACACCTACGAACCCGTCGACTGGCTGAACGCCTGGTACCTCAGGATGCGCCGGGCTCGGGCCGACGTGGAGGTCTTCCGCTATCCAGGCGTTGGCCACCTGTTCACCGACCCTGATCTGCCCGATTACAACGCCGAGGCCGCCGAGCGCGCCTGGGCGATCGCCCGGGACTTCCTCGCCGATCTTTGA
- a CDS encoding MFS transporter: protein MTNIYTIALAALLLPLGEMGDRWGRRPVLLAGLLVFGTASAAAGLATSSEIMLAARFLSGVGAAMIMPVTLAVITSTFPDEERSKAIGVWTGVAGGGGILGMYLSAVLVDLASWRWLFVLPIVLVVVATVMALRSIPNSREPSGHGFDTVGSLSSVVAVVGLVFFLQEGPERGWTAPTTLLSLLVGVIAAVGFVAWELRRQAPLLDVRLFRERGLASGSVSLLTVFGVQAGIFVVLFPYFQAVLGWSGLRSTLALMPMALLMMMASGLAPKAAARIGGRSTMTSGIFLGGAGLVLMATFVSVDGGYLSILPGMLAMGLGMGLTMTPSTEAITTAMPRERQGVASALNDVTREFGTALGVALLGAVLTAGYRGAIASRLDGVPGDAADTAREGVANALAAADRVGGQAPALIRAAQESFVDGWQQAMWAGAVVMAVLFVYVLARGPQQRASQGSGSSCREANDVVADENVAYPDVNRYRTGQVS, encoded by the coding sequence TTGACCAACATCTACACCATCGCTCTGGCCGCGTTGCTGCTGCCGCTCGGCGAGATGGGGGACCGGTGGGGCCGCAGGCCGGTGCTGCTCGCAGGCCTGCTCGTCTTCGGAACAGCGAGTGCGGCGGCCGGCCTTGCCACGTCGTCGGAGATCATGCTCGCTGCGCGTTTCCTGAGCGGCGTAGGCGCAGCGATGATCATGCCGGTCACCCTTGCCGTCATCACCTCGACCTTCCCGGACGAGGAGCGTTCCAAGGCGATCGGCGTGTGGACCGGCGTCGCCGGCGGTGGAGGCATCCTGGGGATGTACCTGTCAGCCGTCCTGGTCGACCTGGCGAGCTGGCGGTGGCTCTTCGTCCTGCCGATCGTGCTCGTCGTCGTCGCTACCGTCATGGCGCTGCGATCCATCCCGAACTCGCGTGAGCCGTCAGGGCACGGGTTCGACACCGTCGGTTCGTTGTCGTCCGTGGTCGCGGTGGTCGGGCTCGTCTTCTTCCTCCAGGAGGGCCCCGAACGGGGCTGGACCGCGCCCACGACGCTCCTGAGCCTCCTCGTCGGCGTCATCGCCGCTGTCGGATTCGTGGCATGGGAGCTGCGCCGACAGGCTCCGCTCCTCGACGTCCGCCTGTTCCGCGAACGAGGTCTCGCGAGCGGTTCCGTGTCGCTCTTGACGGTCTTCGGCGTGCAGGCGGGGATCTTCGTGGTCCTCTTCCCGTACTTTCAGGCGGTGCTCGGCTGGTCCGGCCTTCGCTCCACCCTGGCGCTCATGCCGATGGCGCTGCTGATGATGATGGCCTCCGGCCTTGCCCCGAAGGCAGCCGCGCGCATCGGCGGCCGCTCGACGATGACCTCAGGGATCTTCCTGGGCGGCGCGGGGCTGGTCCTCATGGCCACCTTCGTGTCCGTCGACGGCGGCTACCTCTCGATCCTCCCCGGCATGCTCGCCATGGGACTCGGTATGGGGTTGACGATGACGCCCTCCACCGAGGCCATCACCACCGCCATGCCGCGCGAGCGTCAAGGTGTCGCGTCCGCGCTCAACGACGTCACCCGGGAGTTCGGCACCGCGCTCGGTGTCGCACTGCTCGGAGCGGTCCTCACCGCCGGCTACCGCGGCGCCATCGCCTCCCGGCTCGACGGAGTGCCGGGCGACGCCGCCGACACCGCCCGCGAGGGCGTCGCCAACGCCCTCGCGGCCGCCGACAGGGTCGGCGGCCAAGCGCCGGCGCTGATCCGAGCCGCCCAAGAGTCCTTCGTCGACGGCTGGCAGCAGGCCATGTGGGCAGGCGCAGTAGTCATGGCGGTCCTGTTCGTCTACGTACTCGCGCGAGGTCCGCAGCAACGGGCTTCCCAGGGCTCCGGCAGCAGCTGCCGTGAAGCCAACGATGTAGTCGCCGATGAGAACGTCGCATATCCAGATGTGAACCGCTACCGGACTGGGCAGGTGTCCTGA
- the nuoH gene encoding NADH-quinone oxidoreductase subunit NuoH, producing the protein MTGVLAADPTLADFDKAYPLWVHIVKAVMLFLFLMLGVVFGVWFERKLISRMQNRYGPNRAGKFGLLQSVADAIKMGLKEDLFPRTVDRVLYLLAPIIMVVPAFLAFSIVPFGPMVNLFGVQTPLQLVDLPVAVLFMLAMGAVSVYGVVLAGWSSRSPYALLGGLRSAAQVVSYEIAMGLSFVAVFLFAGTLSTSEIVAAQEQTWYVFLLLPSFLIYVVCMFGEAARIPFDLPEGEGELVGGFQTEYSSSLKFALIMMGEYLHTFTASGIAVTLFLGGWRAPFPISLWEGANTGWWPVLWFFIKFVLTFSFIVWVRASLPRVRYDQLMSLGWKVLIPVNLAWILLVAGVRSVVINVDSRMISIAVTGIIVVGALAIWMRFDTVNQRRKEARKAQVEAEFEELSNEPAKGGFPVPPLDLPHYHGVSQREAPLRRS; encoded by the coding sequence ATGACAGGCGTTCTCGCGGCCGATCCCACCCTTGCCGACTTCGACAAGGCCTATCCGCTGTGGGTCCACATCGTCAAAGCGGTGATGCTGTTCCTCTTTCTGATGCTGGGCGTCGTCTTCGGGGTCTGGTTCGAGCGGAAGCTGATCTCGCGGATGCAGAACCGCTACGGCCCCAACCGGGCCGGTAAGTTCGGTCTGCTGCAGTCGGTTGCCGACGCGATCAAGATGGGGCTGAAGGAGGACCTCTTCCCGCGCACGGTGGACCGGGTGCTCTATCTGCTGGCGCCGATCATCATGGTGGTGCCGGCGTTCCTGGCCTTCTCGATCGTGCCGTTCGGGCCGATGGTCAACCTGTTCGGCGTGCAGACGCCGCTGCAGCTGGTCGACCTGCCGGTGGCGGTGCTGTTCATGCTGGCCATGGGCGCGGTGTCGGTCTACGGGGTGGTGCTGGCCGGGTGGTCGTCGCGCTCGCCGTACGCGCTGCTGGGCGGGTTGCGGTCGGCGGCGCAGGTGGTGTCGTACGAGATCGCGATGGGTCTGTCGTTCGTGGCGGTGTTCCTGTTCGCCGGGACGCTGTCGACGTCGGAGATCGTGGCGGCGCAGGAGCAGACCTGGTATGTGTTCCTGCTGCTCCCGTCGTTCCTGATCTACGTGGTCTGCATGTTCGGTGAGGCCGCCCGCATTCCGTTCGACCTGCCCGAGGGTGAGGGTGAGCTGGTCGGCGGGTTCCAGACCGAATACTCCTCGTCGCTGAAGTTCGCCCTGATCATGATGGGTGAATACCTGCACACGTTCACCGCCTCCGGCATCGCGGTGACGCTGTTCCTCGGCGGGTGGCGGGCGCCGTTCCCGATCTCGCTGTGGGAGGGCGCGAACACGGGCTGGTGGCCGGTGTTGTGGTTCTTCATCAAGTTCGTGCTGACCTTCAGCTTCATCGTGTGGGTGCGGGCGTCGCTGCCGCGGGTGCGGTACGACCAGCTCATGTCGCTGGGCTGGAAGGTGCTGATCCCGGTCAACCTGGCGTGGATCCTGCTGGTCGCCGGTGTGCGCAGCGTGGTGATCAACGTGGACTCCCGGATGATCAGTATCGCGGTCACCGGGATCATCGTGGTCGGGGCGCTGGCCATCTGGATGCGGTTCGACACCGTCAACCAGCGGCGCAAGGAAGCCAGGAAGGCCCAGGTCGAAGCCGAGTTCGAGGAACTGTCCAACGAGCCGGCGAAGGGTGGCTTCCCGGTGCCGCCGCTCGATCTGCCGCACTACCACGGCGTTTCCCAGCGTGAGGCCCCCTTGAGGCGCTCTTGA
- a CDS encoding ABC transporter permease, with product MNTISDSATMLRRNFRHTLRNPLALFNGIIMPIVLMFLMVYVLGDAFSVGVNYADYATPGLILTTICYGVGPTAVAVNSDMTTGFINRLRVMDVSRAAVLNAHVIATMLRSLVAITLIIGVSFLMGFRPSASFSQWLGVIGIVVLAVLAIGWLTVAFGLAAKTAESAGMAAVPLMLLPFLSSAFTPADKMGPGVRQFAEYQPFTPIIETLRGLLTGAPSTGSAVTAIAWCVGLALIGYLWASASFKKRA from the coding sequence ATGAACACCATCTCAGACTCCGCGACCATGCTGCGGCGCAACTTCCGCCACACGCTGCGAAACCCCCTGGCACTGTTCAACGGCATCATCATGCCGATCGTTCTGATGTTCCTGATGGTCTACGTGCTCGGCGACGCGTTCAGCGTCGGCGTCAACTATGCCGATTACGCGACACCGGGGTTGATCCTGACGACCATCTGCTACGGCGTCGGCCCCACCGCGGTCGCGGTGAACTCCGATATGACGACCGGATTCATCAACCGGCTTCGCGTCATGGACGTGTCCCGGGCCGCGGTGCTGAACGCGCACGTGATCGCGACCATGCTACGGAGCCTGGTGGCCATCACCCTCATCATCGGGGTCTCGTTCCTCATGGGATTCCGGCCGTCGGCGAGTTTCTCGCAGTGGCTCGGCGTGATCGGCATCGTCGTGCTGGCGGTGCTGGCGATCGGCTGGCTGACCGTCGCGTTCGGTCTCGCGGCGAAGACGGCGGAAAGCGCGGGCATGGCCGCCGTCCCGCTGATGCTCCTTCCGTTCCTGAGCAGCGCCTTCACGCCGGCCGACAAGATGGGGCCCGGTGTGCGGCAGTTCGCCGAGTATCAGCCGTTCACCCCGATCATCGAAACCCTGCGCGGGCTGCTGACCGGCGCGCCGTCGACGGGCTCGGCCGTCACGGCGATCGCCTGGTGTGTCGGCCTGGCGCTGATCGGCTACCTGTGGGCGAGCGCGTCGTTCAAGAAGCGAGCGTGA
- a CDS encoding class I SAM-dependent methyltransferase, whose amino-acid sequence MTHGFDKDFWERHWQQGRAGGPGSMGGNPPNPYLAQETSGLTPGTALDAGCGAGAEAIWLASHGWHVTAADISSGALARAAERAATSEAPERLQWVEADLSVWNPDAQFDLVMTHYAHPAMPQLEFYDRIAGWVASGGTLLIVGHLHTPDSTGHGHHPPAEASATSAAITARMDGMEWEIVTAEEHLRTLTGSGGREVPLHDVVVRATRRR is encoded by the coding sequence ATGACGCACGGGTTCGACAAGGACTTCTGGGAGCGGCACTGGCAACAAGGGCGAGCTGGGGGCCCCGGATCCATGGGCGGCAACCCGCCGAACCCGTACCTCGCTCAGGAGACCAGCGGCCTGACACCGGGCACGGCACTGGATGCCGGGTGCGGCGCCGGGGCCGAGGCGATCTGGCTCGCCTCCCACGGCTGGCACGTCACCGCAGCCGACATCTCGTCCGGGGCCCTTGCTCGCGCTGCCGAGCGCGCGGCGACGAGCGAAGCCCCCGAGCGCTTGCAGTGGGTTGAGGCGGATCTGAGCGTCTGGAACCCGGACGCGCAGTTCGACCTGGTCATGACCCATTACGCCCACCCAGCGATGCCCCAACTGGAGTTCTACGACCGCATCGCGGGATGGGTGGCTTCCGGCGGCACGCTGCTCATCGTGGGGCACCTGCACACCCCGGACTCCACCGGCCACGGGCACCACCCTCCTGCCGAAGCCTCGGCCACCTCCGCGGCCATCACCGCGCGCATGGACGGCATGGAGTGGGAGATCGTCACCGCCGAAGAGCACCTCCGCACGCTCACCGGCAGCGGGGGCCGAGAGGTCCCCCTCCACGATGTCGTCGTGCGCGCCACCCGACGCCGGTAG
- a CDS encoding helix-turn-helix transcriptional regulator, protein MAMHSLPVQQQAQPYQMVTRLSPPHLRPYVLGWAGFRTRAGEPAHPSRMLPLNAATLIIDFTGMGPIVTGPRATATFSAHTPWRHGMAVGLTPAGMSALTGTPLREVAGTTVQLEDLLGTRAAELTGRLIASATWADRFRLLEERLTAWLRPDAGPNDLITHAWWRLQEPDGPPTIGALADELGVSRRYVELGFRRVVGLSPKTVARIARFQRTVDTWRRPSATLDEAVACGYADQPHLSREIRAMAQMTPKQLFAFVQYTDRLTG, encoded by the coding sequence ATGGCGATGCATTCGCTGCCCGTGCAGCAACAGGCGCAGCCGTACCAGATGGTCACCCGTCTGTCACCGCCGCACCTGCGTCCGTACGTGCTGGGGTGGGCCGGCTTTCGCACCCGGGCGGGAGAGCCAGCCCACCCCAGCCGGATGCTGCCGCTCAACGCGGCCACTCTGATCATCGACTTCACCGGCATGGGCCCGATCGTCACCGGTCCCCGCGCCACCGCGACGTTCTCGGCCCACACGCCGTGGCGCCATGGGATGGCAGTCGGGCTCACCCCCGCCGGGATGTCGGCGCTGACGGGAACGCCCCTACGTGAGGTGGCCGGCACGACCGTGCAGCTGGAAGACCTCCTCGGCACCCGCGCCGCGGAGCTGACCGGCCGGCTGATCGCGTCGGCGACCTGGGCGGACCGCTTCAGGCTGCTGGAGGAGCGGCTGACCGCGTGGCTGCGCCCCGACGCCGGCCCCAACGACCTGATCACGCACGCCTGGTGGCGGCTGCAGGAGCCGGACGGCCCGCCCACCATCGGGGCCCTCGCCGATGAGCTGGGCGTCAGCCGTCGTTATGTCGAGCTCGGATTCCGCCGGGTGGTGGGCTTGTCGCCCAAGACGGTAGCCAGGATCGCCCGATTCCAGCGGACCGTGGACACGTGGAGACGGCCCTCGGCCACGCTGGACGAGGCCGTCGCCTGTGGTTACGCCGACCAGCCGCACCTCTCCCGCGAGATCCGGGCGATGGCGCAGATGACACCGAAGCAGCTGTTCGCATTCGTTCAATACACCGATCGGCTCACCGGCTAA
- a CDS encoding 1-aminocyclopropane-1-carboxylate deaminase: MSIDDFERYPLLFGPSPVHPLDRLSDYLGGARVWAKREDCNSGLAFGGNKTRKLEYLIPDALAQGADTLVSIGGVQSNHTRQVAAVAARLGLKAVLVQESWVDWPDAVNDKVGNILLSRIMGADVRLVEADFGIGLKDSWREALEGVVAGGGRPYAIPAGASDHPLGGLGFANWAYEVQRQEHELGVFFDTIVVCSVTGSTQAGMIAGFAGQDRPRRVLGIDASAKLAETRAQVDKIARATAELIGLGRDLREEEITVLEGWAGDTYGIPVQSTLDAIRLTGRLEGMIIDPVYEGKSMAGLIDLVRRGEIPKDANVLYVHLGGQPALNAYSGVFR, translated from the coding sequence GTGTCCATCGACGACTTCGAGCGCTATCCGCTGCTCTTCGGTCCCAGCCCCGTCCACCCCCTCGACCGGCTCAGCGACTACCTCGGCGGAGCCCGCGTCTGGGCCAAGCGTGAGGACTGCAACAGCGGGCTGGCGTTCGGCGGAAACAAGACCCGGAAGCTGGAATACCTGATCCCCGACGCTCTCGCCCAGGGCGCGGACACGCTGGTCAGCATTGGGGGAGTGCAGTCCAACCACACCCGGCAGGTGGCCGCGGTCGCCGCCAGACTCGGGCTGAAGGCCGTACTCGTGCAGGAGAGCTGGGTGGACTGGCCGGACGCGGTCAACGACAAGGTCGGCAACATCCTGCTGTCGCGCATCATGGGCGCCGACGTCCGCCTGGTCGAGGCCGATTTCGGGATCGGTCTCAAGGACAGCTGGCGCGAAGCCCTGGAGGGGGTCGTGGCAGGCGGCGGCCGCCCGTACGCGATCCCCGCTGGAGCGTCCGACCACCCGCTGGGCGGTCTCGGCTTCGCCAACTGGGCCTACGAAGTGCAGCGGCAGGAACACGAGCTGGGTGTCTTCTTCGACACCATCGTGGTGTGCAGCGTCACCGGGAGCACCCAGGCGGGCATGATCGCCGGCTTCGCGGGCCAGGATCGTCCGCGACGCGTGCTGGGCATCGACGCCTCCGCCAAGCTCGCCGAGACGCGTGCCCAAGTGGACAAGATCGCCCGGGCCACGGCCGAACTCATCGGCTTGGGCCGGGACCTGCGCGAGGAAGAGATCACGGTGCTGGAAGGCTGGGCCGGCGACACCTATGGGATCCCCGTGCAGTCCACCCTCGACGCCATCAGGCTCACCGGACGACTCGAAGGAATGATCATCGACCCGGTTTACGAAGGCAAGTCGATGGCCGGGCTCATCGACCTCGTTCGCCGCGGCGAGATCCCCAAGGACGCCAATGTCCTGTACGTCCACCTCGGCGGTCAGCCCGCCCTCAACGCCTACAGCGGGGTCTTTCGCTGA
- a CDS encoding ATP-binding cassette domain-containing protein — MNGSAIAASALRKAYKDKTVLDGIDLNVRAGTIFALLGPNGAGKTTTVNVLTTLLAPDAGKVVVAGHDVVTETKAVRAAIGVTGQFASVDDLLTGEENLLLMADLLHMPRPQGKRVAGRLLDRFDLGEAASKPAASYSGGMRRKLDLAMTLVGEPQIIFLDEPTTGLDPRSRRTMWEIIRELVADGTTIFLTTQYLEEADELADRIAVLDQGRLVAEGTADELKRRVPGSHVRLRFADRHALDVAAQILPASTRDDEELTLRVPGDGGVRSLRALLDRLDAHSIDADELSVHTPDLDDVFLALTGHANKKVNAR; from the coding sequence ATGAACGGATCAGCGATCGCGGCCTCGGCGCTGCGAAAGGCCTACAAAGACAAGACCGTCCTCGACGGCATCGACCTGAATGTCCGGGCCGGCACGATCTTCGCCCTGCTCGGGCCCAATGGCGCCGGGAAGACCACGACCGTGAACGTGCTGACCACGCTGCTGGCCCCCGACGCCGGCAAGGTGGTCGTCGCCGGGCACGACGTGGTCACCGAGACCAAGGCGGTGCGCGCGGCGATCGGCGTCACCGGGCAGTTCGCCTCGGTGGACGACCTGCTCACCGGCGAGGAGAACCTGCTGCTGATGGCGGATCTCCTGCACATGCCCAGGCCGCAGGGCAAGCGAGTCGCCGGCCGGTTGCTCGACCGGTTCGATCTGGGTGAAGCGGCGAGCAAGCCGGCGGCGTCCTACTCCGGCGGCATGCGCCGCAAGCTGGATCTCGCCATGACGCTGGTCGGCGAGCCGCAGATCATCTTCCTGGACGAGCCCACGACGGGACTCGATCCGCGGAGCCGCCGCACCATGTGGGAGATCATCCGGGAACTGGTCGCCGACGGTACGACCATCTTCCTCACCACCCAGTACCTCGAGGAGGCCGACGAGCTCGCCGACCGCATCGCCGTACTCGATCAGGGACGGCTGGTCGCCGAGGGCACGGCCGACGAGCTCAAGCGCCGGGTTCCCGGCAGCCACGTCCGGCTTCGGTTCGCCGACCGGCACGCGCTCGACGTCGCGGCACAGATCCTGCCCGCCTCCACCAGGGACGACGAAGAGCTGACCTTGCGGGTGCCCGGCGACGGCGGGGTGCGGTCCCTGCGCGCGCTGCTCGATCGGCTCGACGCGCACTCCATCGACGCCGATGAACTGTCGGTGCACACGCCCGACCTTGACGACGTCTTCCTTGCCCTGACCGGCCACGCGAACAAGAAGGTCAACGCACGATGA
- a CDS encoding GntR family transcriptional regulator: protein MPVPQSRGVVARPLLRENAYRAIRDAIVDGTLTPGERLNDGDLAQWLGVSRTPVREALTRLEQAGLVRTKPGRYTIVSTVDVRAVRAAQSVTAAMHELAVREALPNLSAGELDAMREANARFADALRRDDVDAALAADDAFHDIPVIASANQAIRTVLDQFTPVLRRVERMRFSSLSGRGSVAQHERIIALCAAGDVEGAALAVRANWQTLAPLLEAMPAPAENKPQP from the coding sequence ATGCCAGTTCCGCAGAGCCGAGGAGTTGTCGCCAGGCCACTTCTCCGGGAGAACGCCTATCGCGCGATCCGAGACGCGATCGTCGACGGCACACTCACCCCGGGCGAGCGTCTCAACGACGGCGATCTGGCGCAGTGGCTGGGCGTGAGCCGCACACCCGTCCGGGAGGCGCTGACACGTCTGGAGCAGGCCGGGCTGGTGCGGACCAAACCCGGTCGATACACCATCGTCAGCACAGTGGACGTCCGGGCCGTGCGTGCCGCCCAGTCGGTGACGGCCGCCATGCACGAGCTCGCCGTCCGGGAGGCGCTGCCGAATCTGTCCGCCGGCGAACTGGACGCCATGCGCGAGGCCAACGCGCGTTTCGCCGACGCCCTACGTCGCGACGACGTCGACGCGGCGCTCGCCGCGGACGACGCCTTCCACGACATCCCAGTGATCGCATCCGCCAATCAGGCGATACGCACCGTCCTCGACCAGTTCACGCCGGTGCTGCGGCGCGTGGAGCGGATGCGATTCTCCTCCCTGAGCGGCCGAGGATCGGTCGCGCAGCACGAACGCATCATCGCGTTGTGCGCGGCCGGAGACGTGGAGGGAGCGGCACTCGCCGTGCGCGCCAACTGGCAGACCCTGGCCCCACTCCTCGAGGCCATGCCTGCTCCTGCTGAGAACAAGCCTCAACCCTAA
- a CDS encoding RNA-guided endonuclease InsQ/TnpB family protein, with the protein MAIRRSAAKRQGLPSVVQLRLAPTLTQAEALTAAVQVCNEAASFVSRLAWQQRTFAVVELHRLAYYPVRAQVAGLAAQAAVRAIARVAGAYANRRATKKRAHVFRPHGAVPYDARLMSWNRDARTVSLWTPTGRVTVPYIGRPDDLKAIDTLPLGEADLIYRRGVWLLQVAVTLPKPEVREPVNGFLGVDQGLANLAVTNDGAVLPGPALPGPIHGNGHVRSLRERRYRQRRRLQKKGTPAARRVLRRLSGREHRMMTDVNHQISKFVVREAERTGRGIALEDLQGIRGRVRAHRLQRRTLHGWAFAQMIEFTRYKAARAGVAFLLVDPAYTSQACPDCACVSRANRPARGRFVCTGCGLAGHADHIAACNIAVRGVAGWAAVNQPHATGLPSARRDRESKPPASAGGS; encoded by the coding sequence ATGGCGATCCGCCGCTCCGCCGCCAAACGGCAGGGCCTGCCCTCGGTGGTACAGCTGCGGCTTGCGCCCACTCTGACCCAGGCCGAGGCTCTGACGGCGGCGGTGCAGGTGTGCAACGAGGCGGCGAGTTTCGTCTCCCGGCTGGCGTGGCAGCAGCGCACCTTCGCCGTGGTGGAGCTGCACCGGCTGGCCTACTATCCGGTGCGCGCCCAGGTCGCCGGGCTTGCCGCGCAGGCGGCCGTGCGGGCGATTGCCCGGGTGGCCGGCGCGTACGCCAACCGGCGTGCCACCAAGAAACGGGCTCATGTGTTCCGCCCGCACGGCGCGGTCCCCTACGACGCGCGGCTGATGAGCTGGAACCGGGACGCCCGCACCGTGTCGCTATGGACCCCCACCGGCCGCGTCACCGTGCCCTACATCGGGCGGCCGGACGATTTGAAGGCCATCGACACGCTCCCGCTCGGCGAGGCCGACCTGATCTACCGGCGCGGCGTGTGGCTGCTGCAGGTCGCCGTCACCCTGCCCAAACCCGAAGTCCGCGAGCCGGTCAACGGCTTCCTCGGGGTGGACCAAGGGCTGGCGAACCTGGCCGTCACCAACGACGGCGCGGTGCTGCCCGGCCCCGCCCTGCCCGGCCCGATCCACGGCAACGGGCACGTGCGCAGCCTGCGGGAGCGCAGGTACCGGCAACGCCGCCGCTTGCAGAAGAAGGGCACTCCTGCGGCGCGGCGGGTGCTGCGCCGCCTGTCCGGGCGTGAGCACCGGATGATGACCGACGTCAACCACCAGATCTCCAAGTTCGTGGTGCGCGAAGCCGAACGCACCGGCCGCGGCATCGCCCTGGAGGATCTCCAGGGCATCCGTGGCCGGGTAAGGGCTCACCGGCTCCAGCGGCGCACCCTGCACGGCTGGGCGTTCGCCCAGATGATCGAGTTCACCCGCTACAAGGCCGCGCGGGCCGGGGTCGCCTTCCTGCTGGTCGACCCCGCCTACACCTCGCAGGCCTGCCCCGACTGCGCGTGCGTCTCCAGAGCGAACCGGCCCGCCCGGGGCCGGTTCGTCTGCACCGGCTGTGGCCTCGCTGGGCACGCCGACCACATCGCGGCCTGCAACATCGCCGTACGCGGCGTTGCGGGCTGGGCTGCTGTCAACCAGCCGCACGCTACCGGCCTCCCTTCAGCCAGACGGGACCGTGAGAGCAAACCACCGGCTTCAGCCGGTGGTAGTTGA
- a CDS encoding helix-turn-helix domain-containing protein, translating into MDETIDRTLDAVGSRLKRLRLHREVTLADLAAETGISTSTLSRLEAGLRRPTLEQLLPLARAYGITLDELVDAPPTGDPRINLRPIPCGDGSVILPLTRRPGGIQAYKFVLPTGSDDAEPDLRTHEGYDWVYVLNGTLRLVLGEHDLILKPGEAAEFDTRTPHWFGATSAGPVEYLSLIGKQGERAHVRAAPRNGAAE; encoded by the coding sequence GTGGATGAAACCATCGACCGCACCCTTGACGCTGTCGGGTCGAGGTTGAAACGCCTTCGGCTGCATCGCGAGGTCACGCTCGCCGACCTCGCGGCGGAGACCGGCATCTCCACCAGCACCTTGTCCCGGCTCGAGGCGGGGCTGCGACGTCCCACGCTCGAGCAGCTGCTTCCGCTTGCCCGCGCCTACGGGATCACACTCGACGAGCTCGTCGATGCGCCGCCAACCGGCGACCCCCGCATCAATCTGCGTCCCATCCCCTGCGGCGACGGCTCGGTCATCCTGCCGCTGACCCGTAGGCCCGGAGGAATCCAGGCCTACAAGTTCGTCCTTCCGACAGGAAGCGACGACGCCGAACCCGACCTGCGCACCCACGAGGGCTACGACTGGGTCTATGTCCTCAATGGAACGCTCCGCCTTGTCCTCGGGGAACACGACCTCATCCTCAAGCCCGGGGAGGCCGCGGAGTTCGACACGCGCACCCCGCACTGGTTCGGGGCCACCAGCGCCGGTCCCGTCGAGTACTTGAGTCTCATCGGGAAACAAGGCGAACGCGCGCACGTTCGTGCAGCACCGAGAAATGGCGCGGCCGAGTAA